GGATGGGTTTGATTTCATTGCGAGATCGTTGGGTAGAGATTCATTACGGATAGGGAACCGCCCATTGCGGACCCGCACGATGGGTGGTGTGGGGGCCGGTAGTTAGAAACTACCGGCTACCCGATTTAGCACTACACTACAATGTGCTCACAAAGTGATTAATTATAGATTTTTTAATTTCTGGAGCTGTTTCTTTACTGAAACCATGACCGGTTTTATAAGAATTATGTACTACTTTGTATTTAAAATTTTTATTCTGTAAATACAACTCTATGTCTTTGGACATTTGATAGGAAGGCCAAACTTGATCATTTTCTGCTGAAACCATTAATATAGGACCGTTTATATTCTCAAACTTAAATAATGACTTCTTCACATTATTTAAATTTCCTAAAGCAACGTTAAACCTGTCTATTAATTTTGCATTTGAATCTAATCCTAAGCCTAAAGCTGGAATATCTTTATCTTTAAACGTCCAAGCAGATTTTGGTATTGTTAGTCCATACCATGCAACTTTGCTTGGTGTAGTAACAGCTATTGACTTAATTCTAGAGTCCATTGCAGCAAGTAAAAAAGCAGCTTCAGAGCCACGAGAACCACCGACTATACCGATCCTAGAAGAATCTATTGACGGATGTGATTCTAAATAATCAATTGCATCAACAAAATATTCCATTGGAATTTGGTCTAATGTTTTAGGAAGCCCTTTTTCTTTAAAGTATGCTAGCGCAAGAACGGCAACACCGTGAGGGGCGATCATTTCACCATTAGCATTACCTGTGCTCAATCCACCTTCAGAGCCACCAAAAGCAATTACTACGGGTAACTTATGTTCAATTTTAGGTAAATATAGATTAGCAACTAAATTTTTATGTTTTACCTTACTTGTTTCGTATTGATAATTTTCAGCTTTTAATGAAAAAGAAAATAATGAAAAGGTTAAAAGAAAGAACGGTATAAATTTTTGCACGCCATCTCCTTGTAGTGCTAACATTTATATAGTAATCACTCTGACCACTATTGTATTGACTACTATCTCATAATCAATCTACCGCCGCCACTACAGTTTCTCATTAGAAATCAGCTAGTTACACTAAAATGGCACGATTAAACAAACTACAAAAACGATCACCATGACTACTATCTCAATTTCACCCTACTCACGTAACCCCATAATTTTTAAGTGTTTTCCACAAACTTTCAGCCGAACCCAGAAATAACACTCATCATGATCATATTTCTCCAAGCTGGCACTTACCAACTGGCGTAAATTATAATCTGACCAACATTCAAATGAGCTTAACCGTGAGCAAGCTCCTGAAAATTAATATTCAGAAAGAGGGAGCAAGTTGAGGGCAGGCATGTCTGGATGGCTTAAGTAGATTTTAAAGGCCAAGAAACTACCTCTACACAATAATCTGTTATACCTCTAACCTTTCTTACTGCCAAAAATCTATTTTTGAATATTTAAACGTTCTATCACTTCCAACACCGAATCAAAACCCTTGGTATGAAACGCAGTCATACCCACCTTATTCGCCACCTCTACGTTTCTAGAGATATCATCCATATACACAACACTACTGGCTTCGACTTCCAGCTGCTCAAGCGCATGCTTGAAAAATGCTTCATCGGGCTTTGCCATACCTATAAGGTGGGAAGCGAATATTCTGCCCAAATAGTTATGTGCATTAAATTCATGAGTGATGCGTGGCCAGTGAAGTTCATTGGTATTTGTCAATGCGGCCACTTTGTAGTTTTTCTCTAGAGAACTGAGTAATTCAATTGCTCCTGGATAGAATCCAGCAGGCCAGTTTGTGAAATGATCGATAATAGTCTCTATCGATTCCTCTATTTCCAATTGAGATTTTAAAGCGTTTGCAAATTCTTCCGTGGTGATTTCTCCTCTCTCAAACTGCCTTACCGGACCGGAAATAATGACATCTGTCACAGGCGCTTTACCGGTTGGTAATGGACGGCCTTTTAGCTCTATTAGTACGCCGCCGAGATCAAACAGTAATACATCAATTTTCAAAACCCATAACCCTCATACTTTCAACAGCCAGAAACAAGCTTCGCACTCTTCACCATCAGATACGCCTCGGAGAAATCAAGGCTAGTGCCATCAAATTAGCCAATATCATTCTTATCGTCCTACTTTCTTCCTCTCTATGATCTAAGATCCCAAGTACAATCAGAAGCTAGTAAGCAAACTATGACGACTTCCCTTCATGAGCTTGTGGAGATGGTGCTCGCAAGAAAGATTAGCGCAGTATCACTGATTGAAGAAGCTTGTGACAATGCAGTTGCTCATTCCGAACTCAATGCTTTTATCTGTCTCGATCGGCATGGTGCCCTTCAAAAAGCCAAGTGTATTGACAGAGAATTGGCCTCCGGTAGCCACCGTAGGCCCCTTGCCGGTATCCCCATCGTTGTTAAAGACAATATCAATGTAAAGGGTATGCATACCACTGCTGGGACCCTCGGCATGAACTTTCTGCCGAAGTCCTCTGCCCCAGTGGTTGAGCGGCTAGAGGGATGTGGGGCCATAGTGGTTGGGAAGACCAATCTACATGAACTCGCCTTTGGCGTAACCTCCAATAACGCTGCATTTGGTGCCGTAAGGAATCCGTGGGACATCGCTTGCTTCCCCGGCGGTTCATCGGGGGGCACCGCTGTTGCTGTAGCCGCGGGGATTGTACCCGCTGGCCTCGGCACCGATACCGCCGGCTCCGTCAGATTACCGGCGGCGTTAACTGGTATTGTTGGCTTTCGCCCTTCAACTGGCAGCCTTAGCAGCCAGGGAGTCGTACCCTCTGTGCCAGCATTTGACACTATCGGCCCTTTGGCTGTTAGTGTCGAAGATACCATCTATCTGTTTGAAGTGATGACAAGGGGCTCCGTACCCCAATGCAAGCCAATCAATCAGTTGCGCTTGGGGCTTGCCCACCCTCTATTTGACAACCTCTCACCTGGAGTAAACCAGTCTTTCAGGGCTCTAATAAGCACCCTTATTGATGCCGGAGTAGACCTTGTAGAAGTAGACCTTTCACCAATAGTCAGCGCCGCTCTCGAAATCGGATTTCCCATCGGGTTTCATCAGATGCGGACAGCCATGGGGCATTTCCTGGCAAATTATCAACCACAAACTCAACTAGAAGGTTTGGTAGCAATGATCAAAAGTGAGGATGTGAAAGAGGTCTATCAGGAATCAGTGCTCGGCCCTAAGGCACCGCCAGACTCAGCCTATCAAGCGGCCTTAAAGAAATTGCCTGCTGTGCGCGACAGCTATTCGAAGATCATCCAGCAGCATCAACTGGACGCGATCGTATTTCCAACTGCACCTATCGAAGCGCAACCCCTGGAAACATCCTCATATCAACTGGAGCTAAATGGACAGACACTCCCCACCCTGGACACACTGATATACAACAATGTCTCCGCACCAGTTACCGGTGCCCCAAGCATCAGCATCCCCATCGGGCCTGGTACCAATGGATTACCGGTGGGCTTGGAGATAGATGGGTTACCTGGAGCGGATTTGGCACTACTTGCCGTAGCTAGACAGATCGAACAGGTAATAACACTCCAAAAGTAAGAGGAACTATCCCCCCTCTTCCCCTCGGGGAATTGTCTTCCATATAGCGGTATTACTTGATGAGTAAATTGCTTTACCGTCAGTTGCTACGCTATACACACCGCCGGGAACAGGGTAAAGATTAACCAGGGAGCCGTTCTCTCGATAGTGTCGCAGTCCGTCACCTGCCGCCACCCACAGATCATTTTTGGGGCCAGTAACAATAAAACCATCAGGAATCCCTACTGGTACCGACAACACCCATTGCTTCTCTTCCAATTTTTCCGGGGTTAGCAAAGAGCTTACATAAATGTCTTTTGTTTTTTTGGGGTTGTAAGGATTCTTTCCATCGATAGCTGCAGTATCACCAATATAAATTTGGTTGCCCATTGGAGAGATTGCCAACCCATGAGGCATCATGTACTCCGCTGACAAGCGAATTAACATTTTTGTTGAAGGATCAAAAGCGTAGACAGCTGGCGTTAACATTGGCTCAGGCTTGAAGCCTTGGTTGTAGCCATAATCTGGATCGGTGAAGTAGATCCAGCCAGAGGGTGACTGTACAACTTTATTGGGTGAATTAAATGGCTTACCTTTATAGGCATCTACGAACACTTCTCGTTGACCGTCTGAAAGGCTTATGCGGCTGATAGCGCCCGGGATTGCTCCTTTCCCCTGCTCTGCAACCAATAAATGTTCACCGTCATTGCTAAGCCACATGCTGTTTGCCATATTGCTTCGGTGCTTCCAGGTTACAACTTCGCCAGTAATAAAGTCGTAGTAACGGATCGATATTTGTGGATTCTCAATCTCTAAATCTGGAACACTGGTGAAGTAGAGACGTTTCTGGGAGGGTACATAAACAAGCCCCTCATGTGCATCCGTTTCCACCAAGATCGAATGGGTAGCCTGCATCGGGGAATTCCCCAGTAGATAATTGCTGTAAGTAATAGCCAAGAAAAGGACTGAGCTGAAAAGCAAAGAAAAGAAGACACTGGGGGATTTAGTAGTCATATCGCCCCTAATTAGACTTTATCTGTACGGATACTTCGGCGACTATTCTACTGTGAGCCGCTGAAGGTATCATCAGGGTCATTCTCTGAACCCACACTGGAAACGGCCTTATCCAGCATTCTATTGATCTCCCCACTCTCCTTTAGGCTTTCTAGAGCAGCATTTAATCGTTCGAGCAGTTCCTTATTCCCTTTCTTAACACCGATACCAAAGGGCTTTGGCGGGAAGTCTCCACTAATATTCACCAGACGATATAAAGTCGGATAGGCTGATGCCTTACGCAAAAGTACTAG
This DNA window, taken from Microbulbifer sp. VAAF005, encodes the following:
- a CDS encoding acyl-CoA thioester hydrolase/BAAT C-terminal domain-containing protein, with translation MQKFIPFFLLTFSLFSFSLKAENYQYETSKVKHKNLVANLYLPKIEHKLPVVIAFGGSEGGLSTGNANGEMIAPHGVAVLALAYFKEKGLPKTLDQIPMEYFVDAIDYLESHPSIDSSRIGIVGGSRGSEAAFLLAAMDSRIKSIAVTTPSKVAWYGLTIPKSAWTFKDKDIPALGLGLDSNAKLIDRFNVALGNLNNVKKSLFKFENINGPILMVSAENDQVWPSYQMSKDIELYLQNKNFKYKVVHNSYKTGHGFSKETAPEIKKSIINHFVSTL
- a CDS encoding HAD family phosphatase — protein: MKIDVLLFDLGGVLIELKGRPLPTGKAPVTDVIISGPVRQFERGEITTEEFANALKSQLEIEESIETIIDHFTNWPAGFYPGAIELLSSLEKNYKVAALTNTNELHWPRITHEFNAHNYLGRIFASHLIGMAKPDEAFFKHALEQLEVEASSVVYMDDISRNVEVANKVGMTAFHTKGFDSVLEVIERLNIQK
- a CDS encoding amidase family protein, encoding MTTSLHELVEMVLARKISAVSLIEEACDNAVAHSELNAFICLDRHGALQKAKCIDRELASGSHRRPLAGIPIVVKDNINVKGMHTTAGTLGMNFLPKSSAPVVERLEGCGAIVVGKTNLHELAFGVTSNNAAFGAVRNPWDIACFPGGSSGGTAVAVAAGIVPAGLGTDTAGSVRLPAALTGIVGFRPSTGSLSSQGVVPSVPAFDTIGPLAVSVEDTIYLFEVMTRGSVPQCKPINQLRLGLAHPLFDNLSPGVNQSFRALISTLIDAGVDLVEVDLSPIVSAALEIGFPIGFHQMRTAMGHFLANYQPQTQLEGLVAMIKSEDVKEVYQESVLGPKAPPDSAYQAALKKLPAVRDSYSKIIQQHQLDAIVFPTAPIEAQPLETSSYQLELNGQTLPTLDTLIYNNVSAPVTGAPSISIPIGPGTNGLPVGLEIDGLPGADLALLAVARQIEQVITLQK
- a CDS encoding SMP-30/gluconolactonase/LRE family protein, yielding MQATHSILVETDAHEGLVYVPSQKRLYFTSVPDLEIENPQISIRYYDFITGEVVTWKHRSNMANSMWLSNDGEHLLVAEQGKGAIPGAISRISLSDGQREVFVDAYKGKPFNSPNKVVQSPSGWIYFTDPDYGYNQGFKPEPMLTPAVYAFDPSTKMLIRLSAEYMMPHGLAISPMGNQIYIGDTAAIDGKNPYNPKKTKDIYVSSLLTPEKLEEKQWVLSVPVGIPDGFIVTGPKNDLWVAAGDGLRHYRENGSLVNLYPVPGGVYSVATDGKAIYSSSNTAIWKTIPRGEEGG